A region of Rhodospirillales bacterium DNA encodes the following proteins:
- a CDS encoding glutathione S-transferase family protein — MAGLKIYGSPQSRAARVLWCARECGVPFEQVTLDMKAIKDPEFLKLNPNGKMPAMQDGELVLFESMAINLYLARKYGGALWPSSAEGEGLAFQWSFWGMTEVEKHLLTIVIDQFMTPPDKRNPKAVEDAKAAVAKPLAVLEAALTGRQFLTGDTFTIADLNLASVMSWAKLVKLEMPTCPNVANWLDRCLSRPAFRGK, encoded by the coding sequence ATGGCTGGATTGAAGATCTACGGCTCGCCGCAGTCGCGGGCCGCGCGCGTGCTGTGGTGCGCCCGGGAGTGCGGCGTGCCGTTCGAGCAAGTCACGCTCGACATGAAGGCGATCAAGGACCCAGAGTTCCTGAAGCTCAACCCCAACGGCAAGATGCCGGCGATGCAGGACGGCGAGCTGGTCCTGTTCGAGTCGATGGCGATCAACCTCTACCTGGCGCGCAAGTACGGCGGCGCGCTGTGGCCGTCGAGCGCCGAGGGCGAGGGCCTCGCCTTCCAGTGGTCGTTCTGGGGCATGACCGAGGTCGAGAAGCACCTGCTGACGATCGTCATCGACCAGTTCATGACGCCGCCGGACAAGCGGAACCCGAAGGCGGTCGAGGACGCCAAGGCCGCCGTCGCCAAGCCGCTCGCCGTGCTGGAGGCGGCGTTGACCGGCCGGCAGTTCCTGACCGGCGACACCTTCACGATCGCCGATCTGAACCTGGCCTCGGTGATGAGCTGGGCGAAGCTGGTCAAGCTCGAGATGCCGACCTGCCCGAACGTCGCGAACTGGCTGGACCGCTGCCTGTCGCGGCCGGCGTTCCGCGGAAAGTGA
- a CDS encoding DUF177 domain-containing protein has protein sequence MKIEIDPTVELSRKLRLDRVPAGGVELRIEPGETERAALARRFALSAVTSMSATTRLDQGAGGMWRVRGRLLARVVQPCGITLEPVEQAIDDTFDLRFGEAAEELDRATGELVIDADGEAPEPLEGDELDLGAVVADQLGLAIDPFPRKAGARLEDVLPAAREEDPAAGPFGVLRALRRREPDSKGS, from the coding sequence ATGAAAATCGAAATCGACCCGACGGTCGAGCTGTCACGGAAATTGCGATTGGACCGGGTTCCCGCCGGTGGCGTGGAGTTGCGCATCGAGCCCGGCGAGACGGAGCGGGCGGCGTTGGCGCGCCGCTTCGCGCTGTCCGCCGTGACGTCGATGTCGGCCACCACCCGCCTCGACCAAGGGGCGGGCGGGATGTGGCGCGTCCGCGGCCGCCTTCTCGCACGGGTGGTGCAACCCTGCGGAATCACGTTGGAGCCGGTCGAGCAGGCGATCGACGACACTTTCGACCTGCGGTTCGGCGAGGCGGCGGAGGAACTCGACCGCGCCACCGGTGAACTGGTCATCGACGCCGACGGCGAGGCGCCCGAGCCGCTTGAAGGCGATGAACTCGACCTCGGCGCGGTCGTGGCCGATCAGCTCGGGCTGGCGATCGATCCGTTTCCGCGCAAGGCCGGCGCCCGGCTGGAGGACGTGCTCCCGGCGGCGCGCGAGGAGGATCCTGCGGCGGGGCCGTTCGGCGTCCTGCGCGCGTTGCGCCGCCGCGAGCCGGATTCCAAGGGATCCTGA
- a CDS encoding divalent-cation tolerance protein CutA, which translates to MSQVLLVYVTAADVEEAERIGEAVVDGRLAACANIVDGMRTIFRWEGSVQKGREAILILKTREDLFEELKDRVIELHSYDLPCVVAVRIETGHEPFLEWVEAETGPSLFA; encoded by the coding sequence GTGTCCCAAGTCTTGTTGGTCTACGTGACAGCGGCCGACGTCGAGGAGGCCGAAAGAATCGGCGAGGCGGTGGTCGACGGCCGCTTGGCGGCGTGCGCCAACATCGTCGATGGCATGCGCACGATCTTCCGCTGGGAAGGTAGCGTGCAGAAGGGCCGCGAAGCGATCCTGATCCTGAAGACCCGCGAGGACCTGTTCGAGGAACTCAAGGACCGTGTGATCGAATTGCACTCCTACGACCTGCCCTGCGTGGTGGCGGTGCGGATCGAGACCGGCCACGAACCGTTCCTGGAATGGGTCGAGGCCGAGACCGGCCCGAGTCTGTTCGCCTGA
- the plsX gene encoding phosphate acyltransferase PlsX, with product MDGNIVIALDGMGGDQAPDMVVRGADIARERHPEVTFLLFGDPERLRPLIDRTKLLKGSCELVATTDVVSNDDKPTAALRKRKTSSMGQAVEAVAAGTASCVVSAGNTGALLATASVGLRTLPGVRRPALCSFLPTTRGETVMLDLGANLQCDSNNLVEFAVMGSVFARSVLGIDAPTVGLLNVGAEEGKGNETLRDAAAALRVEGGPVSFHGFVEGNDIGTGAVDVVVTDGFTGNVALKAIEGTAKLYTGFVRDAFNTSPLAKMGYLLAGGAWRKLRQRVDPRRYNGGVFLGLNGVCVKSHGGTDAIGFAHAIGVAVDLVKYSFNDKVVEDLRRLRAALESAGAPAAVGGAAGT from the coding sequence GTGGACGGGAACATCGTCATCGCGCTCGACGGCATGGGCGGGGACCAGGCCCCCGACATGGTCGTGCGCGGCGCCGATATCGCACGCGAGCGCCATCCCGAGGTTACGTTCCTCCTGTTCGGCGATCCCGAGCGTCTGCGGCCGTTGATCGACCGCACCAAGCTTCTCAAGGGTAGCTGCGAGCTGGTCGCCACCACGGACGTGGTGTCGAACGACGACAAGCCGACCGCCGCGCTGCGCAAGCGCAAGACGTCGAGCATGGGGCAGGCGGTCGAGGCCGTCGCCGCCGGCACCGCGAGCTGCGTCGTCTCGGCCGGCAACACCGGGGCGTTGCTCGCGACCGCCAGCGTCGGACTGCGCACGTTGCCGGGCGTCCGGCGCCCGGCCCTGTGCTCTTTCCTGCCGACGACGCGCGGCGAGACCGTGATGCTCGACCTCGGCGCCAACCTGCAGTGCGACAGCAACAACCTGGTCGAGTTCGCGGTGATGGGCTCGGTGTTCGCGCGCAGCGTGCTGGGAATCGACGCGCCGACAGTCGGCCTGCTCAACGTCGGCGCCGAGGAGGGCAAGGGCAACGAGACGCTGCGCGACGCCGCGGCCGCGCTGCGGGTCGAGGGCGGCCCGGTCTCGTTCCACGGCTTCGTCGAGGGCAACGACATCGGCACCGGGGCGGTCGACGTCGTCGTGACCGACGGTTTCACCGGCAATGTCGCGCTGAAAGCGATCGAAGGCACCGCCAAGCTCTACACCGGCTTCGTGCGCGACGCGTTCAACACCTCGCCACTCGCGAAAATGGGCTATCTTCTCGCCGGTGGAGCTTGGCGCAAGCTGCGTCAGCGGGTCGATCCCCGGCGCTACAATGGCGGCGTGTTCCTCGGCCTCAACGGCGTCTGCGTGAAAAGCCATGGCGGCACGGACGCGATCGGCTTCGCGCACGCCATCGGCGTCGCGGTCGATCTCGTGAAGTACAGTTTCAACGACAAGGTCGTCGAGGACCTGAGGCGGCTGCGCGCGGCGCTCGAGAGCGCGGGCGCGCCGGCGGCGGTGGGGGGAGCTGCGGGGACATGA
- a CDS encoding outer membrane protein assembly factor BamE translates to MSAFVLRFATVAATVGALALGGCDPIVDVRGHVPQPGVVEKLEVGSQGRDDVLRLMGSPSAVASFNDDTWYYVTQRQEAMAFFEPKVAEQKVIAVRFDENGRVKEIKNYTLKDAKVVDMVDRKTPTAGKELTVLEQIFGNVGRFNTPKK, encoded by the coding sequence ATGTCCGCTTTCGTTCTACGTTTCGCCACGGTCGCCGCGACCGTCGGCGCCTTGGCGCTCGGCGGCTGCGATCCCATCGTCGACGTCCGGGGGCACGTCCCCCAGCCTGGCGTCGTCGAGAAGCTCGAGGTCGGTTCGCAGGGCCGCGACGACGTGCTGCGGCTGATGGGCAGCCCCTCGGCGGTCGCCAGCTTCAACGACGACACCTGGTACTACGTCACCCAGCGGCAGGAGGCGATGGCCTTCTTCGAGCCGAAGGTCGCCGAGCAGAAGGTGATCGCCGTCCGTTTCGACGAGAACGGGCGGGTCAAGGAGATCAAGAACTACACCTTGAAGGACGCCAAGGTCGTCGACATGGTCGACCGCAAGACCCCGACGGCCGGCAAGGAACTGACGGTGCTCGAGCAGATCTTCGGAAACGTCGGCCGCTTCAACACGCCCAAGAAGTAG
- a CDS encoding ketoacyl-ACP synthase III produces the protein MIRSVVQGCGSYLPERVVTNEELARRLDTSDDWITQRTGIKARHIAADGEMTSDLALAASRAALAAAGMSGSDIDLIVLATATPDQTFPATATKVQAALGMTRGAAFDVQAVCSGFVYGVSVADSMMRCGMARTALVIGAETFSRILDWNDRGTCVLFGDGAGAIVLRAEEGAGTASDRGVLANTIHSDGRHHDLLYVDGGPSSTRTAGFLRMEGKEVFKHAVTNLAAVVGETLGLAGVTAADLDWLVPHQANKRIIDGTGRKLGLPSDKVVVTVQDHANTSAASIPLALDVAIKDGRIQRGHLVLLEAMGGGLTWGASLIRW, from the coding sequence ATGATTCGCTCTGTGGTGCAAGGTTGCGGCTCGTACCTGCCGGAGCGGGTGGTGACGAACGAGGAGCTGGCGCGCCGGCTCGACACGTCCGACGACTGGATCACGCAGCGCACCGGCATCAAGGCGCGCCATATCGCCGCCGACGGCGAGATGACGTCGGATCTGGCGCTGGCCGCCTCCCGCGCGGCCCTGGCCGCCGCCGGGATGAGCGGATCCGACATCGACCTGATCGTGCTCGCGACCGCGACGCCGGACCAGACGTTCCCGGCGACCGCGACCAAGGTCCAGGCCGCGCTCGGCATGACCAGGGGCGCCGCGTTCGACGTCCAGGCGGTCTGCTCCGGTTTTGTCTACGGGGTGTCTGTGGCCGACAGCATGATGCGTTGCGGCATGGCGCGGACCGCGCTGGTGATCGGCGCGGAGACGTTCTCGCGGATTCTCGACTGGAACGACCGTGGCACCTGCGTGCTGTTCGGCGATGGCGCCGGCGCCATCGTCTTGAGAGCCGAGGAGGGGGCGGGAACCGCGTCCGACCGCGGGGTGCTGGCCAACACCATCCATTCCGATGGGCGGCACCACGACCTCCTGTACGTCGACGGCGGCCCATCCTCCACCCGGACGGCGGGTTTCCTCCGGATGGAAGGGAAGGAGGTCTTCAAGCACGCGGTGACCAACCTGGCCGCGGTTGTCGGGGAGACCCTCGGCTTGGCGGGCGTGACGGCGGCCGATCTCGATTGGCTGGTGCCGCACCAGGCCAACAAGCGGATCATCGACGGGACCGGCCGCAAACTCGGGCTGCCCTCGGACAAGGTCGTGGTCACCGTCCAGGACCACGCGAACACGTCGGCGGCCTCCATTCCGCTGGCGCTGGACGTCGCCATCAAGGACGGACGCATCCAACGCGGCCATCTCGTGCTGCTCGAAGCCATGGGTGGCGGATTGACCTGGGGTGCAAGCCTAATTCGTTGGTAG
- a CDS encoding O-acetylhomoserine aminocarboxypropyltransferase yields the protein MTDQPAYGFETLSIHAGAAPDPSTGSRALPIHQTTAYVFEDADHAAALFNLQTVGFIYSRLTNPTTAALEARLAALEGGRGATVASSGHAAQVLALFPLMSPGDDIVAATRLYGGSIQQMRNTYPKFGWRASFVDADDPENFRRAATPRTKAFFIESLANPGGVVCDIEAIAKVAESLGVPLLVDNTMATPYLCKPIDHGATLVLHSTTKFLCGTGTSMGGAIVDSGKFDWSRGGKFPSLAGAEPAYHGMNFFETFGDMAYTFHSHAVGLRDLGPSQAPFNAWLTMLGIETLALRMERHCANAQAVAEHLAAHPAVAWVNYAGLPGNRYNALAKRYLPRGAGSVFTFGLKGGYAAGVKLVDSVELFSHLANIGDAKSLIIHPASTTHRQLTDEQRVAAGAGPDVVRLSIGIESVADIVADLDQALAKASA from the coding sequence ATGACCGACCAACCCGCCTACGGCTTCGAGACGCTGTCGATCCACGCCGGCGCGGCGCCGGATCCCAGCACGGGGTCGCGCGCCCTGCCGATCCACCAGACGACCGCCTACGTGTTCGAGGACGCCGACCACGCCGCGGCGCTGTTCAACCTGCAGACCGTGGGCTTCATCTACTCGCGCCTGACCAACCCGACCACGGCGGCTCTCGAGGCTCGTCTGGCGGCGCTGGAGGGCGGCCGCGGCGCCACGGTGGCGTCGTCGGGCCACGCCGCCCAGGTGCTGGCGCTGTTCCCGCTGATGTCCCCGGGCGACGACATCGTCGCCGCCACGCGCCTCTACGGCGGCTCGATCCAGCAGATGAGGAACACCTATCCGAAGTTCGGCTGGCGCGCCTCGTTCGTCGACGCCGACGATCCCGAGAATTTCCGCCGCGCCGCCACGCCGCGCACCAAGGCTTTCTTCATCGAGAGCCTCGCCAACCCCGGCGGCGTGGTGTGCGACATCGAGGCCATCGCCAAGGTCGCGGAGTCCCTCGGCGTGCCGCTGCTGGTCGACAACACCATGGCGACGCCCTACCTGTGCAAGCCGATCGACCACGGCGCGACCCTGGTGCTGCATTCGACGACCAAGTTCCTGTGCGGCACGGGCACGTCGATGGGCGGCGCGATCGTCGATTCGGGGAAGTTCGACTGGTCGCGCGGCGGCAAGTTCCCCAGCCTGGCCGGCGCCGAGCCCGCCTACCACGGCATGAACTTCTTCGAGACGTTCGGCGACATGGCCTACACCTTCCACAGCCACGCCGTGGGCCTGCGCGATCTCGGGCCCTCGCAGGCGCCGTTCAACGCCTGGTTGACGATGCTCGGCATCGAGACGCTGGCGCTGCGCATGGAGCGGCACTGCGCCAACGCCCAGGCGGTCGCCGAACATCTCGCGGCGCATCCCGCCGTCGCATGGGTCAACTACGCCGGCCTGCCGGGCAACCGCTACAACGCTCTGGCGAAGCGCTACCTGCCGCGCGGCGCCGGCTCGGTGTTCACCTTCGGGCTCAAGGGCGGCTACGCCGCCGGCGTGAAGCTGGTCGACTCGGTCGAGCTGTTCTCGCACCTCGCAAATATCGGCGACGCCAAGAGCCTGATCATCCATCCCGCCTCGACCACACACCGCCAGCTCACCGACGAGCAGCGGGTCGCCGCCGGCGCCGGGCCCGACGTGGTCCGCCTGTCTATCGGCATCGAGAGCGTGGCCGACATCGTCGCCGACCTAGACCAGGCGCTCGCCAAGGCATCCGCCTAG
- a CDS encoding class II histone deacetylase — protein sequence MATGFVWDERYAWHNGADMSANYPPAAMFEPAASWESPDTKRRIRNLLDAGGLLRGLVPIAPRPATDEQILRVHSREYLDGLHAADAAPYGEVGPRTRAGPRTAEIAILAAGGAVAAVDAVLDGEVRNAYALIRPPGHHAERETGMGFCYLCNGAIAGRHALEARGLERIAFVDWDVHHGNGTQKAFWRDPRALAISLHQDGLFPANSGGIDEIGEGDGRGATINIPLPPGSGHGAYLHAFDRIVLPALRRFAPQLIIVSSGFDAGNHDPLGRMMLHSGSYRTMTAELMRIADAFCGGRIVMTHEGGYAAVSVPYLALATIEQMSGIRSGVVDPFLAGWAALPGQTLQSNQIVPIQFVEDRFRALGRL from the coding sequence ATGGCGACGGGGTTCGTCTGGGACGAGCGCTACGCTTGGCACAACGGCGCCGACATGTCGGCGAACTATCCGCCGGCGGCGATGTTCGAGCCCGCTGCGAGCTGGGAATCACCGGACACGAAGCGGCGCATCCGCAACCTCCTCGACGCCGGTGGATTGCTGCGCGGTCTCGTCCCGATCGCCCCTCGGCCGGCGACCGACGAGCAGATACTGCGGGTCCACAGCCGGGAATACCTAGACGGACTACACGCCGCCGATGCCGCGCCCTACGGCGAGGTCGGGCCGCGCACGCGGGCCGGGCCGCGGACGGCCGAGATCGCGATCCTCGCCGCCGGCGGGGCGGTCGCGGCGGTCGACGCCGTCCTCGATGGCGAGGTCCGCAACGCCTACGCGCTGATCCGTCCGCCCGGCCACCACGCCGAGCGCGAAACCGGCATGGGCTTCTGCTACCTCTGCAACGGCGCGATCGCCGGACGCCACGCGCTCGAGGCGCGCGGTCTCGAGCGCATCGCCTTCGTCGACTGGGACGTCCACCACGGCAACGGCACCCAGAAGGCGTTCTGGCGCGATCCGCGCGCGCTGGCGATCTCGCTGCACCAGGACGGTCTTTTTCCGGCGAATTCCGGCGGCATCGACGAGATCGGCGAAGGCGATGGACGCGGCGCCACGATCAACATTCCACTACCGCCGGGCTCGGGTCACGGCGCCTATCTGCACGCCTTCGACCGGATCGTGCTGCCCGCGCTGCGGCGGTTCGCGCCGCAGCTCATCATCGTCTCCAGCGGCTTCGACGCCGGCAACCACGATCCGCTCGGCCGGATGATGCTGCATTCCGGTTCCTACCGGACCATGACCGCCGAGCTGATGCGGATCGCCGACGCTTTCTGCGGCGGACGTATCGTGATGACGCACGAGGGCGGCTACGCCGCCGTTTCCGTGCCCTACCTCGCGCTCGCCACGATCGAGCAGATGTCGGGGATCAGGTCCGGGGTGGTCGATCCGTTCCTCGCCGGTTGGGCGGCGCTACCCGGCCAGACGCTTCAGTCCAACCAGATCGTGCCGATCCAGTTCGTCGAGGACCGGTTCCGCGCGTTGGGACGTCTCTGA
- the rpmF gene encoding 50S ribosomal protein L32 gives MAVPKKKVSKSRRDMRRSHHGLKASAYVECANCGELTRPHHVCGACGHYRKREVVPQVAATA, from the coding sequence ATGGCCGTTCCCAAGAAGAAAGTCAGCAAATCGCGGCGTGACATGCGCCGTAGCCACCACGGCCTCAAGGCGTCGGCCTATGTCGAGTGCGCGAATTGCGGCGAGCTGACGCGCCCGCACCACGTCTGCGGCGCCTGCGGCCACTACCGCAAGCGCGAAGTCGTGCCGCAGGTCGCCGCGACCGCCTGA
- a CDS encoding MerR family transcriptional regulator encodes MEKSAHAFRTISEVATELDVPQHVLRFWESKFNQVRPLKRGGGRRYYRPEDIDLLRRIRSLLYDDGYTIKGVQRLLKEARGRLGMRETAVEPRLLDIETRAELPRTGPQPATDRPLSRVSARLDAAKRGEIEDVLSDLQGALSLLRKTLQTS; translated from the coding sequence ATGGAGAAATCCGCCCACGCGTTCCGTACCATCAGCGAGGTCGCGACCGAGCTGGATGTTCCGCAGCACGTCCTGCGGTTCTGGGAGAGCAAATTCAACCAGGTCCGCCCGCTGAAGCGTGGTGGCGGTCGCCGTTACTACCGGCCGGAGGATATCGACCTGCTGCGTCGTATCCGCTCGCTGCTGTACGATGACGGCTACACGATCAAGGGCGTCCAGCGTCTGCTGAAGGAGGCCCGCGGCCGCCTCGGCATGCGCGAGACCGCTGTCGAACCGCGTCTGCTCGACATCGAGACGCGCGCCGAGCTGCCGCGCACCGGCCCGCAGCCGGCGACCGACCGGCCGCTGTCGCGCGTCAGCGCGCGCCTCGACGCAGCCAAGCGCGGCGAGATCGAGGACGTGCTGTCCGACCTCCAGGGCGCGCTGTCGCTGCTTCGCAAGACGCTGCAGACCTCGTAG
- a CDS encoding integration host factor subunit alpha: protein MELRTITRADLSEAVFQDVGLSRNESAELVEVVLGEIADALAKGQTVKISSFGSFTVRDKGQRIGRNPKTGQEVPILPRRVLVFRASNVLKAKINNTTPISDDVEGE, encoded by the coding sequence ATGGAATTGCGTACGATCACCCGCGCTGATCTCAGCGAGGCGGTGTTCCAGGACGTGGGGTTGTCCCGGAACGAATCCGCCGAGTTGGTCGAGGTCGTCCTCGGCGAGATCGCGGATGCCTTGGCCAAAGGCCAGACCGTGAAGATTTCCAGCTTTGGAAGTTTCACCGTCCGGGACAAGGGCCAGCGGATCGGGCGTAATCCAAAAACCGGTCAGGAGGTTCCAATCCTGCCGCGGCGAGTCCTCGTCTTCCGCGCGTCGAACGTGTTGAAAGCAAAAATTAACAACACGACGCCAATCAGTGATGATGTGGAAGGTGAATGA
- a CDS encoding MFS transporter, with protein sequence MSAASLDAGAAAPNERAILVYSSIGHGLMHYMAAFFPYIAIGMAVAWGEPGKPLDHQVLLLPLWQMAAFLLGLAALPAGWLSDRWSAPGMMVVMFLGMGVASIACGFVPDGGYLALQLLMAALGLFAAIYHSVGIAWVLRNAARPGHALGINGVFGSAGLALCGAGSGLLINLFSWRAAFIVPGVVCVVAGIALMDAIRRGRVGDRPMPATRGATPAKGDLARVFVILTVTMFIGGIMWQAIQYGAPGLFEARMAAEIDWLQGVTNGQLATEAKKMAFWVGIFGSLVYVASGVCQYFLGWLSDRFALKSVYAVTAFLQVLAMLGLAFLPGYGAVAAAMASAIISSASGPAENLLIGRYTPTRYHGLGFGAKFIVSFGAGPVAIWLISHVKASTGDLERLFLGLAIAGVLVWLAALLLPGGERKAPAMAAPRPAPAE encoded by the coding sequence ATGTCCGCAGCATCCCTAGACGCCGGTGCCGCCGCGCCGAACGAGCGCGCGATCCTGGTGTATTCCTCCATCGGCCACGGCCTGATGCACTACATGGCCGCGTTCTTCCCCTACATCGCCATCGGCATGGCGGTGGCGTGGGGAGAACCCGGCAAACCCCTCGACCACCAGGTCCTGTTGCTCCCGCTGTGGCAGATGGCGGCGTTCCTGCTCGGCCTCGCGGCGCTGCCGGCGGGCTGGCTCAGCGACCGCTGGAGCGCGCCGGGCATGATGGTGGTCATGTTCCTCGGCATGGGCGTGGCGTCGATCGCCTGCGGTTTCGTGCCCGACGGCGGCTATCTCGCGCTTCAGCTCCTGATGGCGGCGCTGGGCCTTTTCGCGGCGATCTACCACTCCGTCGGCATCGCCTGGGTGCTGCGCAACGCCGCGCGCCCCGGTCATGCCCTGGGAATCAACGGCGTGTTCGGCAGCGCCGGCCTGGCGCTGTGCGGCGCCGGCTCCGGCCTGCTGATCAACCTGTTCTCGTGGCGCGCCGCCTTCATCGTGCCGGGCGTCGTCTGCGTCGTGGCCGGAATCGCGCTGATGGACGCCATCCGGCGCGGGCGCGTGGGCGACCGGCCGATGCCGGCGACGCGCGGCGCGACGCCGGCCAAGGGCGATCTGGCGCGGGTGTTCGTGATCCTGACGGTGACGATGTTCATCGGCGGCATCATGTGGCAGGCGATCCAGTACGGCGCCCCGGGCCTTTTCGAGGCGCGGATGGCGGCGGAGATCGACTGGCTGCAGGGCGTGACCAACGGCCAGCTCGCGACCGAGGCCAAGAAGATGGCGTTCTGGGTCGGCATCTTCGGCTCTCTGGTCTACGTCGCGTCGGGAGTCTGCCAGTACTTCCTCGGCTGGCTGTCGGACCGCTTCGCGCTCAAGAGCGTCTACGCCGTGACGGCGTTCCTGCAGGTGCTGGCGATGCTGGGGCTGGCGTTCCTGCCGGGCTACGGCGCGGTGGCGGCCGCGATGGCGTCCGCGATCATCAGCTCCGCCTCGGGCCCGGCGGAGAACCTGCTGATCGGGCGCTACACGCCGACCCGCTACCACGGCCTCGGGTTCGGCGCGAAATTCATCGTCTCGTTCGGCGCCGGCCCGGTCGCGATCTGGCTGATCTCGCACGTGAAGGCCAGCACCGGCGATCTCGAGCGCCTGTTCCTCGGCCTCGCGATAGCGGGGGTGCTGGTCTGGCTGGCGGCGTTGCTGCTGCCGGGTGGCGAGCGCAAGGCGCCGGCGATGGCCGCGCCGCGCCCCGCGCCGGCCGAATAG
- a CDS encoding ubiquinol-cytochrome C chaperone family protein — protein sequence MAVLDGPAHCRREGAKSNVGGRIDAGSANKEAGMLGLFRRRETPEQQQARAIYVALAEQARRPEFYADLKVPDTVDGRFDLLAVHAWLVIERLSVEPDAATLNQAVFDAMFGHLDLTVREMGAQDLGVGRRIKIMAEGFRGRSVAFQGAVADADDTALRAVVRRNVYGKAEAPDEGVDALCAYIRGSAAGLAAVDRDGMLAARLKWAKISIYKQGDKP from the coding sequence ATGGCGGTGCTGGACGGGCCGGCACATTGCCGCCGGGAGGGCGCCAAGTCAAACGTGGGCGGACGGATCGACGCCGGGTCCGCGAACAAGGAAGCGGGGATGCTGGGGCTTTTTCGCCGGCGCGAGACGCCGGAGCAACAACAGGCGCGGGCGATCTACGTCGCGCTGGCCGAGCAGGCGCGCCGTCCGGAATTCTACGCCGATCTCAAGGTTCCCGACACGGTGGACGGGCGGTTCGACTTGCTCGCGGTTCACGCCTGGCTTGTGATCGAGCGCCTGAGCGTCGAACCGGACGCGGCGACACTGAATCAGGCCGTTTTCGACGCGATGTTCGGCCATCTCGATCTGACGGTGCGGGAGATGGGCGCGCAAGATCTCGGCGTTGGCCGGCGTATCAAGATCATGGCGGAGGGCTTTCGCGGGCGGTCCGTGGCGTTCCAAGGGGCGGTCGCCGATGCCGACGATACCGCGCTGCGCGCCGTGGTGCGGCGTAACGTCTATGGCAAGGCCGAGGCGCCGGACGAGGGAGTCGACGCGCTCTGCGCCTATATCCGCGGGAGCGCTGCCGGACTGGCCGCCGTCGACCGCGACGGAATGCTCGCGGCACGGCTCAAGTGGGCAAAAATATCCATTTATAAACAAGGCGATAAGCCATGA